The following are encoded in a window of Bacillus sp. SORGH_AS_0510 genomic DNA:
- a CDS encoding nicotinate phosphoribosyltransferase: MKHIYQDDSYTLHTDLYQINMTETYWRDGIHNKRAVFELFFRKLPFGNGYAVFAGLEKVIQYVKDFHFTEDDLEYLKNEVGYQEDFLEYLKNIRFTGTIRAMKEGELVFGNEPIIRVEAPLAEAQLIETALLNIVNYQTLIATKASRIKQVVGNEVAMEFGTRRAQEMDAAIWGTRAAYLAGFEATSNVRAGKLFGIPVAGTHAHSMVQAYKDEYLAFRKYAESHEDCVFLVDTYDTLRLGVPNAIKVAKEMGDQINFIGIRLDSGDLAYLSKEARKMLDAAGFKDAKIYASSDLDEYTIINLKAQGAKIDSWGIGTKLITAYDQAALGAVYKIVCIENDKGELEDTIKISSNPEKVTTPGLKKIYRIINNTNHHAEGDYIAMEDEQLPEKRLRMFHPTHTYINKVVTNFTAKPLHEDIFVDGDLVYELPRIEESRDYLKANLDALWEEYKRIMNPEEYPVDLSQKCWDNKMKNIEEVKEKVAAMKE; encoded by the coding sequence ATGAAACACATTTATCAAGATGATAGTTATACTCTTCATACGGATCTATACCAGATTAATATGACAGAGACATATTGGAGAGATGGAATCCATAATAAACGTGCGGTCTTTGAATTATTTTTCCGCAAGCTGCCGTTCGGAAATGGCTATGCTGTTTTCGCTGGTCTTGAGAAGGTTATTCAGTATGTTAAGGATTTCCATTTTACAGAAGATGACCTTGAATATTTGAAAAATGAAGTAGGGTATCAAGAAGATTTCCTTGAATATCTTAAGAATATCCGTTTCACTGGAACCATTCGCGCCATGAAAGAGGGCGAGCTCGTTTTTGGCAATGAGCCCATTATACGAGTAGAAGCACCTTTGGCAGAAGCCCAGTTAATTGAAACAGCTTTGCTTAACATTGTGAATTACCAAACATTAATAGCAACCAAAGCATCGAGAATCAAGCAGGTCGTAGGCAATGAGGTAGCGATGGAATTTGGGACAAGACGTGCTCAGGAGATGGACGCAGCTATTTGGGGAACAAGAGCCGCTTATCTTGCTGGTTTTGAAGCAACAAGTAACGTAAGGGCTGGTAAATTGTTTGGGATCCCAGTAGCCGGTACGCATGCACATTCCATGGTTCAAGCTTATAAAGATGAATATTTGGCTTTTCGTAAATATGCAGAATCCCATGAGGACTGTGTATTCCTAGTTGATACATATGATACGCTCCGTCTTGGTGTGCCTAATGCGATTAAAGTGGCAAAAGAGATGGGAGATCAAATCAACTTTATTGGGATTCGTTTAGATAGTGGTGACCTTGCGTATCTTTCCAAGGAAGCTAGAAAGATGTTAGACGCAGCTGGATTTAAGGATGCCAAAATTTACGCATCAAGCGATCTGGATGAGTATACGATTATCAACTTAAAGGCTCAGGGGGCAAAAATCGATAGCTGGGGAATCGGTACGAAGCTGATTACAGCTTATGATCAAGCTGCACTTGGTGCTGTTTATAAAATCGTTTGTATTGAAAACGACAAGGGTGAACTGGAGGATACGATTAAAATTTCCTCTAACCCGGAAAAAGTAACCACTCCAGGGCTAAAGAAAATCTATCGTATTATAAATAATACAAACCACCATGCAGAGGGAGATTATATTGCGATGGAGGATGAGCAGCTTCCAGAAAAGCGCCTGAGAATGTTCCATCCTACTCATACTTATATTAATAAAGTGGTGACCAACTTTACGGCTAAACCGCTTCATGAAGATATTTTTGTTGATGGCGACCTTGTCTATGAATTGCCACGCATAGAGGAATCCCGCGATTATCTAAAGGCAAATTTAGATGCATTATGGGAAGAATACAAGCGGATAATGAATCCAGAAGAATATCCGGTTGACCTAAGCCAGAAGTGCTGGGATAACAAAATGAAGAATATTGAAGAGGTCAAAGAAAAAGTAGCTGCGATGAAGGAATAA
- a CDS encoding cysteine hydrolase family protein, giving the protein MKALINIDYTIDFVADNGALTCGKPGQAIEQKIIQITKEFIEKGDYVVFAIDVHDQGDEFHPETKLFPPHNLRGTSGRDLFGVLQEVYEKNKDRDNVEFMDKTRYSAFAGTDLEIKLRERGITEVHLVGVCTDICVLHTAVDAYNKGFKIVIYKDAVASFNQAGHDWALGHFEQSLGAMVK; this is encoded by the coding sequence ATGAAGGCATTGATCAATATCGATTATACAATTGATTTCGTTGCCGATAATGGGGCGCTTACGTGTGGGAAACCTGGTCAGGCGATTGAACAGAAGATTATACAAATAACGAAAGAGTTTATTGAGAAAGGCGATTATGTTGTCTTTGCTATTGATGTTCATGATCAAGGTGATGAATTCCATCCCGAAACAAAATTGTTCCCTCCGCATAATCTACGGGGTACTTCCGGCAGAGACTTATTTGGTGTATTACAAGAAGTATATGAGAAGAATAAAGACCGTGACAATGTAGAGTTTATGGATAAAACAAGATACTCTGCATTCGCTGGTACAGATTTAGAAATCAAATTAAGAGAGCGCGGAATAACAGAGGTTCATTTGGTTGGTGTGTGTACCGATATTTGTGTGCTCCATACGGCCGTGGATGCGTATAATAAAGGATTTAAAATCGTTATTTATAAAGACGCTGTGGCTTCGTTTAATCAGGCAGGACATGATTGGGCCCTCGGTCATTTTGAACAATCGTTAGGCGCTATGGTGAAATAA
- a CDS encoding diacylglycerol kinase produces MKRARLIYNPTSGRELIKRQLPEILMKLEAAGFEASCHATTGAGDATNAARIAVERKYDVVIAAGGDGTIHEVVNGLAEQEYRPKLGIIPAGTTNDFARALHIPRDILSAVDIITKGDLIPVDIGRINDKYFINIAGGGRMTELTYEVPSKLKTMLGQLAYYLKGMEMLPSIKASHLKLEYDGKLFEGEAMMFLVGLTNSIGGFEKLAPDASINDGLFSLLILKKVNLAEFIRISTLAVRGEHVNDPNVIYTQANRIKVYSDDRVQLNLDGEFGGLLPAEFENLYRHLEVFVPLDHIRPNDRPTDWESGKRYS; encoded by the coding sequence ATGAAAAGAGCAAGACTAATTTATAATCCAACATCAGGACGTGAATTGATCAAGCGCCAACTGCCGGAAATTCTTATGAAACTAGAGGCAGCCGGCTTTGAAGCTTCTTGTCATGCCACAACTGGAGCAGGTGATGCAACGAATGCGGCGCGTATAGCTGTCGAGCGCAAGTATGACGTGGTCATTGCTGCCGGCGGTGATGGAACCATTCATGAAGTAGTCAATGGCTTGGCTGAGCAGGAGTACCGTCCGAAGTTAGGAATTATTCCAGCAGGAACAACGAATGATTTTGCCCGTGCGCTTCATATCCCAAGGGATATTCTATCTGCTGTCGATATTATTACTAAAGGTGACTTGATTCCGGTTGACATCGGGCGTATTAATGACAAGTATTTCATCAATATTGCCGGTGGGGGAAGGATGACTGAGCTTACATATGAGGTTCCAAGCAAGTTAAAAACCATGCTCGGTCAGCTGGCCTACTACTTAAAAGGAATGGAAATGCTTCCTTCCATTAAAGCGTCTCACCTGAAGCTTGAATATGATGGAAAGCTGTTTGAAGGGGAAGCGATGATGTTCCTTGTTGGTTTGACCAATTCCATCGGCGGATTTGAAAAACTTGCGCCAGATGCCTCTATTAATGATGGATTATTCTCGTTGTTAATTTTGAAAAAGGTTAACTTGGCTGAGTTTATTCGAATCTCTACTTTAGCTGTACGTGGCGAGCATGTGAATGACCCTAATGTAATTTACACGCAAGCTAATCGGATTAAAGTATATTCCGATGACAGGGTACAGTTGAATTTAGACGGTGAGTTCGGCGGGCTGCTGCCAGCTGAATTTGAAAATCTGTACCGTCATTTAGAAGTGTTTGTCCCACTTGACCATATTCGTCCGAATGACCGCCCGACAGATTGGGAATCGGGTAAAAGATATAGCTAA
- a CDS encoding LPXTG cell wall anchor domain-containing protein gives MSKWGNRLAGVVLIGAGIGFLFRKRKEEQA, from the coding sequence ATGAGTAAGTGGGGAAATAGGTTAGCAGGCGTAGTCTTGATCGGAGCCGGTATTGGGTTCCTTTTTAGAAAAAGAAAGGAGGAACAGGCATGA
- a CDS encoding RNA polymerase sigma factor, whose product MTDTALIQKVREGNDHAFRLLVEKYRNDVFRTVFAVLRDQKEAEDAAQEVFMKIYHSLSRYENQGFKTWMTRIAVNHAIDVKRKQIRRREEVVDALEQQALGTPRDSVEQEIIENDQRKLVRKRLDELPENYREVIYGFYIAEKSYQQMAEEQQVQVKTIETKLYRARTWMKKNWKEDDFS is encoded by the coding sequence ATTACAGACACAGCTTTAATACAAAAAGTGCGGGAAGGCAATGATCACGCCTTTCGCCTTCTGGTCGAGAAGTACCGCAATGATGTGTTCCGGACCGTCTTTGCTGTTCTTCGCGATCAAAAGGAAGCAGAAGATGCAGCCCAAGAAGTGTTTATGAAGATCTATCACTCTCTCTCCCGCTATGAAAATCAAGGATTTAAAACGTGGATGACACGAATTGCTGTCAATCATGCGATAGATGTAAAACGAAAACAGATACGTAGAAGAGAGGAAGTTGTGGATGCCCTCGAGCAACAAGCATTAGGCACACCGAGGGATAGTGTAGAACAAGAAATTATTGAAAATGACCAACGGAAGCTTGTTAGGAAAAGGCTTGATGAGTTGCCTGAGAATTACCGCGAAGTGATTTATGGATTCTACATAGCGGAAAAAAGCTATCAGCAAATGGCTGAAGAACAACAGGTACAGGTGAAAACGATTGAGACTAAGCTGTACCGGGCGCGAACCTGGATGAAAAAGAATTGGAAGGAGGACGATTTTTCATGA
- a CDS encoding class I SAM-dependent methyltransferase, whose product MSKIDFGQVANSYARSREDIPVALMESLQLRNIFFEGKRIADIGSGTGVLARKMAMRKANVIGIEPSQELLKKAIEFNQMKNFDIPFQQGTAEDTGLEDSQFDIVTVMRAWHWFDRMKAIQEIKRILKAKGTLLVIDSGFLTGPTVVEKTLEVIGKFVEGELTPAGSKADSKMRINGFPVEWFEEWKKEGFEIRDFYKLNYSVSFSKEEWVERIGSVSWLAGLKEPIRKKALKELTDSLPAGETYEIPHDCGICILRLV is encoded by the coding sequence ATGAGCAAAATTGATTTTGGCCAAGTTGCTAATAGCTATGCTCGATCAAGAGAAGATATTCCCGTCGCCTTAATGGAAAGCCTGCAGTTACGCAATATTTTTTTTGAGGGAAAAAGAATCGCTGACATCGGTTCTGGTACAGGTGTCCTTGCGAGAAAAATGGCGATGAGAAAAGCAAATGTTATAGGGATTGAACCTTCACAAGAATTGTTAAAGAAGGCAATTGAATTCAATCAAATGAAGAATTTTGATATACCGTTTCAACAGGGAACTGCGGAGGATACCGGATTAGAAGATTCTCAGTTTGATATAGTGACAGTCATGAGAGCTTGGCATTGGTTTGATCGGATGAAGGCCATTCAAGAGATCAAAAGAATTTTAAAAGCAAAAGGGACGTTACTTGTCATCGATTCTGGATTTCTTACGGGCCCGACAGTGGTGGAAAAGACCTTGGAGGTAATAGGGAAATTCGTAGAGGGTGAATTGACACCTGCTGGTTCAAAAGCCGATTCAAAAATGCGAATTAACGGCTTTCCGGTTGAGTGGTTTGAGGAGTGGAAGAAAGAAGGCTTTGAAATAAGAGATTTCTACAAGCTCAATTATTCAGTAAGCTTTTCAAAAGAGGAGTGGGTGGAACGGATAGGGTCCGTTTCCTGGCTAGCAGGGTTAAAGGAGCCTATTCGAAAAAAAGCCCTGAAGGAATTGACGGACTCCTTACCTGCGGGGGAAACCTATGAGATTCCGCATGACTGTGGAATCTGTATCTTACGATTAGTATAA
- the plsY gene encoding glycerol-3-phosphate 1-O-acyltransferase PlsY, with the protein MMHMLWLLLLASYLIGSVPTALLVGRLIYGVDIRELGSKNPGATNTLRVLGKKSAVFVLLIDLAKGAFATYLPIHFQMDVEPIYFGLLAVVGHCFPIFAGFRGGKAIATTAGTLLIANLPLLAVAYLTFFAVIFLTKYVFFGSISVGLSMLAYSFLSSKLELELIFLFFSFFLIYLHRSNIRNFILGIEPKINDKNLSKDRIPPKGSSNFKL; encoded by the coding sequence ATGATGCATATGTTATGGCTATTGCTTCTTGCTTCTTACTTAATCGGAAGCGTTCCCACAGCTTTATTGGTGGGCAGGCTGATCTATGGAGTGGATATTCGAGAGCTAGGAAGTAAAAATCCGGGGGCAACGAACACTTTACGCGTTCTTGGAAAAAAATCGGCAGTTTTTGTCCTTCTAATTGACCTGGCAAAGGGGGCTTTTGCGACCTATCTTCCTATACACTTTCAGATGGATGTGGAGCCTATCTACTTCGGATTACTTGCAGTCGTCGGTCATTGCTTTCCTATATTTGCAGGTTTTAGAGGAGGAAAAGCCATTGCAACCACTGCAGGTACATTATTAATAGCGAATCTCCCTTTACTGGCCGTTGCTTATTTAACCTTTTTTGCCGTCATTTTTTTAACGAAATATGTATTTTTCGGATCAATCTCAGTAGGTCTAAGTATGCTTGCCTATTCATTCCTATCATCTAAGCTAGAGTTAGAACTGATTTTTTTATTCTTTTCTTTCTTTTTAATCTATCTCCACCGGTCCAATATTCGTAATTTTATTCTTGGAATTGAACCAAAGATTAATGATAAAAATTTAAGCAAGGATCGCATTCCCCCAAAGGGTAGCAGTAATTTTAAACTATAA
- a CDS encoding thioredoxin family protein — protein sequence MDLNAWFQKGMTVDEYTNAMTRNKEEMLSIYENFTLSAEDKKKLEDLRGKQVRVIAISEDWCGDALLNNPILLSIAEAGEMEVRFILRDQNLELIDQYLTNGTSRAIPIYIFIDQEGNEAGVWGPRAPEMQALVEKERAALPDKDAVDFQEKQLAMYKRLMTSYQKDATIWQTVASSILTTLIK from the coding sequence ATGGATTTAAATGCTTGGTTTCAAAAAGGGATGACAGTGGATGAGTACACCAATGCAATGACTAGAAACAAGGAAGAAATGCTTTCTATTTATGAGAACTTTACTTTATCTGCTGAAGACAAGAAAAAGCTTGAGGATTTAAGGGGAAAGCAGGTAAGAGTCATTGCTATTTCAGAGGATTGGTGTGGAGATGCATTACTCAATAATCCGATCTTGCTGAGCATAGCGGAAGCAGGCGAGATGGAGGTTCGATTTATTCTCAGAGACCAGAATCTAGAATTAATCGACCAATACTTAACAAATGGAACATCACGAGCTATTCCGATTTACATCTTTATTGACCAAGAGGGAAATGAAGCAGGCGTTTGGGGTCCAAGAGCACCAGAAATGCAGGCGCTTGTAGAAAAAGAACGTGCAGCCCTGCCTGATAAGGATGCAGTGGACTTCCAGGAGAAACAACTGGCAATGTATAAGCGGTTGATGACATCCTACCAAAAGGACGCGACTATCTGGCAAACCGTTGCAAGCAGCATTCTAACTACATTAATAAAATAG
- the putP gene encoding sodium/proline symporter PutP, with translation MSNETLQLISIGIYLAMMLFIGWYSYRKTSNLTDYMLGGRSLGPAVTALSAGAADMSGWLLMGLPGGIYVSGLADAWIAIGLTIGAYLNWLLVAPRLRSYTQVANDSITIPSYLENRFKDQTKLLRIVSGIVILIFFTFYVSSGMVSGAVFFQSSFGTDYLTGLYIVGGVVVAYTLFGGFLAVSYTDFIQGLMMLVALLLVPAIGIFKTGGPVETFDTIRAIDPTLLDLFKGTTFIGIVSAMAWGLGYFGQPHIVVRFMAIKTIKETKSARRIGMSWMIISLIGTMMTGLIGLAFFHNNADFTLKNPEAVFISLSQIFFHPLFAGFALAAILAAIMSTISSQLIVTSSALVEDLYKVVMNKNASDKHLVFLGRMAVLIVAVVAAALAFKQNNTILDLVAYAWAGFGASFGPIILLSLFWKKTTNWGALFGMIVGAVTVIVWKNADLGKVIFGESLYEIVPGFVLNLVVAYIVSLITYKKNDEIEKEFTESVRLLKQE, from the coding sequence ATGTCAAACGAGACTCTACAATTAATTTCGATTGGAATTTATCTCGCCATGATGCTATTCATCGGCTGGTATTCGTATCGGAAAACTAGCAATCTGACAGACTACATGCTCGGGGGAAGGTCACTAGGACCTGCAGTAACCGCCTTGAGTGCCGGTGCAGCTGATATGAGTGGATGGCTGTTAATGGGCTTACCTGGAGGAATTTATGTAAGCGGTTTAGCAGACGCATGGATTGCCATCGGTTTAACGATTGGAGCCTATTTAAACTGGTTATTGGTAGCGCCTCGCTTACGCTCTTATACTCAAGTTGCAAATGATTCAATTACCATTCCTAGCTATCTTGAAAATCGCTTCAAAGATCAGACGAAACTTCTCCGTATTGTATCAGGTATCGTTATTCTTATTTTCTTTACATTCTATGTTTCTTCGGGGATGGTTTCTGGAGCAGTATTTTTCCAAAGTTCTTTTGGCACAGACTATCTGACTGGTCTTTACATCGTTGGCGGCGTTGTTGTTGCCTATACGTTATTTGGAGGTTTCTTGGCAGTAAGTTATACCGACTTCATTCAAGGATTAATGATGCTAGTTGCCTTACTTTTAGTTCCTGCAATTGGAATCTTCAAGACTGGTGGTCCAGTAGAAACATTTGATACGATCCGTGCAATTGACCCGACCTTACTTGACCTATTTAAAGGCACTACCTTTATCGGTATTGTTTCTGCAATGGCATGGGGACTTGGTTACTTTGGACAGCCACATATTGTTGTGCGCTTTATGGCGATTAAAACCATTAAAGAAACAAAGAGCGCACGCCGTATTGGGATGAGCTGGATGATTATATCCCTAATCGGTACGATGATGACAGGTTTAATCGGTCTAGCATTTTTCCATAATAATGCGGATTTCACTTTAAAGAATCCGGAAGCAGTCTTTATTTCCTTAAGCCAAATTTTCTTCCACCCGTTATTCGCTGGATTTGCTTTAGCTGCGATTCTTGCAGCCATCATGAGTACGATCTCTTCTCAATTAATTGTTACGTCAAGTGCACTGGTTGAAGATTTATACAAAGTAGTCATGAATAAGAATGCAAGTGATAAACACCTCGTATTTTTAGGAAGAATGGCGGTTCTAATTGTTGCTGTTGTTGCGGCTGCACTAGCTTTCAAACAAAACAACACCATTTTAGACCTCGTTGCCTATGCATGGGCAGGTTTTGGAGCTTCCTTTGGTCCAATCATTTTACTAAGCTTATTCTGGAAAAAGACAACCAACTGGGGAGCCCTTTTCGGAATGATCGTCGGTGCTGTTACCGTAATCGTTTGGAAAAATGCAGACCTTGGTAAAGTCATTTTCGGCGAATCGCTTTATGAAATCGTTCCAGGCTTCGTACTAAACCTAGTTGTTGCTTATATCGTCAGCTTAATCACGTATAAGAAAAATGATGAAATCGAAAAAGAGTTCACTGAAAGTGTTCGGTTACTTAAACAAGAATAA